A genomic segment from Mycoplasma sp. 1018B encodes:
- a CDS encoding M17 family metallopeptidase, giving the protein MIKAILNNLPNNVKLSAIFAEDNKPEFLLESKGQVTEYLNENKAFLFLGEKEKLNQSELFDIFKGLIQSQNRSYAVDLKSFETNKVSISDIVKNLTRAELFVNASLYNSKTNKMEQKYEILPFIIGEISSEVYESFNKEKILADATNFARNLQITPPNVCTSEYLAEIVKNDLSQYDNLKITVLNKDDITKLEMGLLLSVNRGSVYEPRVVVIEYNGNPTSDKKTVLVGKGITFDSGGYSLKGGRHMLGMKFDMSGAAIVASVLKAIAQLKPKSNFAAVMCITDNRINGDASLPDSVWKSMNGKTVEINNTDAEGRLVMADGLTYAVRNLKATRLIDVATLTGAILSALGNTYTGVWATSEKAWNDIKQASNQANELIWRMPFDVAFAKNIKKSKVADLKNTDLSGLGGSNSAAMFLKEFTENVEYIHCDIAGTAEINEEPQGILVHTLTELSFL; this is encoded by the coding sequence ATGATAAAAGCAATACTAAACAATTTACCTAATAATGTAAAATTATCTGCAATTTTTGCTGAAGATAATAAACCAGAATTTCTTTTAGAAAGCAAAGGTCAAGTAACAGAATATTTAAATGAAAATAAAGCATTTTTATTTCTAGGGGAAAAGGAAAAATTAAATCAAAGTGAATTATTTGATATTTTTAAAGGATTAATACAATCTCAAAATAGAAGTTATGCAGTGGATTTAAAATCTTTTGAAACCAACAAAGTTTCAATATCTGATATTGTAAAAAATTTAACCAGAGCAGAACTATTTGTTAATGCTTCATTATATAACAGCAAAACAAATAAAATGGAACAAAAATATGAAATTTTACCATTTATTATTGGAGAAATTAGTTCTGAAGTATATGAAAGTTTTAACAAAGAAAAAATATTAGCTGACGCTACTAATTTTGCTAGAAATTTACAAATTACACCACCCAATGTTTGTACCTCAGAATATTTAGCTGAAATTGTTAAAAATGATTTATCGCAATATGATAATTTAAAAATAACAGTTCTTAATAAAGACGATATTACAAAATTAGAAATGGGATTATTATTATCTGTTAATAGAGGTAGTGTATATGAACCTAGAGTTGTAGTTATTGAATACAATGGAAATCCTACAAGCGATAAGAAAACAGTTTTAGTTGGTAAAGGTATTACCTTTGATTCAGGAGGTTATTCATTAAAAGGCGGCAGACATATGTTAGGAATGAAATTTGACATGTCTGGTGCTGCTATAGTAGCTTCAGTATTAAAAGCCATTGCACAATTAAAACCTAAGTCAAATTTTGCTGCTGTTATGTGTATTACTGATAATAGAATTAATGGTGATGCTTCTTTACCAGATTCAGTTTGAAAATCAATGAATGGAAAAACAGTCGAAATTAATAATACCGATGCTGAAGGTAGATTAGTTATGGCAGATGGATTAACATATGCAGTTAGAAATTTAAAAGCAACACGTTTAATTGATGTTGCTACATTAACTGGTGCAATTCTTTCAGCTTTAGGAAATACTTATACAGGAGTTTGAGCAACAAGTGAAAAAGCTTGAAACGACATTAAACAAGCGTCTAATCAAGCAAATGAATTAATTTGAAGAATGCCATTTGATGTTGCATTTGCAAAAAATATTAAAAAATCTAAAGTAGCAGATTTAAAAAACACAGATTTATCTGGTTTAGGTGGATCTAATTCAGCTGCAATGTTTTTAAAAGAATTTACAGAAAATGTTGAATATATACATTGTGATATAGCTGGAACCGCTGAAATAAATGAAGAACCGCAAGGAATTTTAGTTCATACATTAACAGAATTATCATTTTTATAA
- a CDS encoding MHO_1590 family protein: MKTKWSLKKKIWITSILGACVVAITLPIALISTKSKIKLVENLKDKNIEFNNDKSLQYNIFPELNASDYYKYVRIEEDGYYFDSNIISSVAKDVINKIKSSEGKIYFEIEQPQDYEINFYFKWISNNNQIQYQNYYFNIYDMVDISNLME; the protein is encoded by the coding sequence ATGAAAACTAAATGATCTTTAAAAAAGAAAATTTGAATAACTTCTATTTTGGGTGCTTGTGTTGTTGCAATAACTTTACCTATTGCTTTAATTTCAACAAAAAGTAAAATAAAATTAGTGGAAAATTTGAAAGACAAAAATATTGAATTTAATAATGATAAAAGTTTACAATATAATATTTTTCCAGAACTTAATGCATCAGATTATTATAAATATGTAAGAATTGAAGAGGATGGTTATTATTTTGATTCTAATATTATAAGTAGTGTTGCTAAAGACGTTATAAATAAAATAAAAAGTAGCGAAGGAAAAATATATTTTGAAATTGAACAACCACAAGATTATGAAATAAATTTTTATTTTAAATGAATTAGCAATAATAACCAAATACAATATCAAAATTATTATTTTAATATTTATGATATGGTTGATATTTCTAATCTTATGGAATAA
- a CDS encoding MG284/MPN403 family protein — MAYKIKTFSFLSNIPSKEKYKIVQNICNIERANKEWYLLKSKTDNIYKNILLQPENKLDKVMNCLENTSKLIIEKDFINKYTQKEWYEDYFCKTVYYKHKNEAVEEFLYYYLNN; from the coding sequence ATGGCATATAAAATTAAAACTTTTTCATTTTTATCAAATATACCATCAAAAGAAAAATATAAAATAGTTCAAAATATTTGTAATATTGAAAGAGCTAATAAAGAGTGATACTTACTAAAAAGTAAAACTGATAATATTTATAAAAATATATTATTACAACCAGAAAATAAATTAGATAAAGTTATGAATTGTTTAGAAAATACAAGTAAACTAATAATTGAAAAGGATTTTATCAACAAATATACTCAAAAAGAATGATATGAAGATTATTTTTGCAAAACAGTTTATTATAAACACAAGAACGAAGCTGTAGAGGAATTTCTTTACTATTATCTTAACAATTAA
- the rsmG gene encoding 16S rRNA (guanine(527)-N(7))-methyltransferase RsmG, translated as MLNEITNIEKIKKYIDLIHKRNQHFNLTGYKNHNEILENGILNSIEALNFIWQYSKKESINLLDIGAGAGFPSVPFLIFSENNYKKHKINLTICESLQKRCLFLEEAKKYLELNFNIINKRAEEIKNREIFDFITARAVTSIKNLYLISHHLLKIGGYFIILKGENYKDELNEFLYFFPKQKDNIVVQPYSSRSYLIIIKKNEKSSNKWPLKWKNIIQMKQNIN; from the coding sequence ATGTTAAATGAAATAACTAATATTGAAAAAATAAAAAAATATATAGATTTAATTCATAAAAGAAATCAACATTTTAATCTTACAGGTTATAAAAACCACAATGAAATTTTAGAAAATGGCATATTAAATTCTATTGAAGCATTAAATTTCATCTGACAATACAGTAAAAAAGAATCTATTAATTTATTAGATATTGGTGCAGGCGCAGGTTTCCCTTCTGTTCCTTTTCTTATATTTTCTGAAAATAATTATAAAAAACATAAAATTAATTTAACAATTTGTGAAAGTTTACAAAAAAGATGTTTATTTCTGGAAGAGGCAAAAAAATATCTTGAATTAAATTTCAATATTATAAATAAAAGAGCGGAAGAAATCAAAAATAGGGAAATATTTGATTTTATTACCGCAAGAGCAGTAACTTCAATAAAAAATTTATATTTAATCTCTCATCATCTTCTTAAAATAGGCGGTTATTTCATTATATTAAAAGGCGAAAATTATAAAGATGAATTAAATGAATTTTTATATTTTTTTCCAAAACAAAAAGATAATATTGTTGTTCAACCTTATTCTTCTAGATCTTATCTTATAATAATTAAAAAAAATGAAAAGAGTAGCAATAAATGGCCTCTTAAATGAAAAAATATTATTCAAATGAAACAAAATATAAACTAA
- a CDS encoding MHO_1580 family protein produces the protein MILTINNNHTVNQNIIQVEQENWTTYRKNSNYNGSNYLSTNGFVSIRRTYQDDNFFINATLFIKNEQVKDILSSINFELNGKIIELNKENIEVFEETFDSGFIEDAFYGKIFKNNKRNNNLYKMFSFNLTSEILKIKFSNFKSFSIIFQNKKHTNDINFIRIFKENLSKKEYNINITQNKNVQIEIPYKWNFYFDNTDGGLLKENIYTTLKVNPQKLNYIYPTNKIAETELDQTNLLTNRPFNEKYSVAQYNYQSVNFSTNSKKFAKYIQYYKRFYPFVIKPPKYNLIFNNPYFKFKTELENNTEYKLYEKNSFIEKNKWEFNNFTKFDYNKNTVELSETADFKGLIIPFNANKFINTFNLNYDYFGNNKNNINIKINQNYNINKPLLDPLEGQIKIKMTQNSQAKNNVNYRYVINLEHTETFLNEVINYNSLERWLYKDEN, from the coding sequence ATTATCTTAACAATTAATAATAATCATACTGTTAATCAAAATATCATTCAAGTAGAACAAGAAAATTGAACTACTTACAGAAAAAATTCAAATTATAATGGTTCCAATTATTTATCTACAAATGGATTTGTAAGTATAAGAAGAACATATCAAGATGATAATTTTTTTATAAATGCTACACTTTTTATAAAAAATGAACAAGTTAAAGATATACTAAGTAGTATAAATTTTGAATTAAATGGCAAAATTATAGAATTAAACAAAGAAAATATTGAAGTTTTTGAAGAAACATTTGATAGTGGATTTATCGAAGACGCATTTTATGGAAAAATATTTAAAAATAATAAAAGAAATAATAATTTATATAAAATGTTTTCCTTCAATTTAACAAGCGAAATATTAAAAATTAAATTTTCTAATTTTAAAAGTTTTTCAATTATTTTTCAAAATAAAAAACACACAAACGATATTAATTTTATTAGAATTTTTAAAGAAAATTTATCCAAAAAAGAATATAACATCAATATAACTCAAAATAAGAATGTTCAAATAGAAATTCCTTACAAATGAAATTTTTATTTTGATAATACTGATGGAGGTTTATTAAAAGAAAATATATATACTACTTTGAAAGTTAATCCTCAAAAACTTAATTATATTTATCCTACAAACAAAATTGCAGAAACTGAATTAGACCAAACTAATTTATTAACAAATAGACCTTTTAATGAAAAATATTCCGTTGCTCAATATAATTATCAGAGTGTCAACTTTTCAACTAATTCTAAAAAATTTGCTAAATATATTCAGTATTATAAACGTTTTTATCCTTTTGTTATAAAGCCACCTAAATATAATCTAATTTTTAATAATCCCTATTTTAAATTTAAAACTGAATTAGAAAATAATACAGAATACAAGCTTTATGAGAAGAATTCTTTTATTGAAAAAAATAAGTGGGAATTTAATAATTTTACTAAATTTGATTATAATAAAAATACTGTTGAACTTTCCGAAACGGCTGATTTTAAAGGGTTAATAATTCCTTTTAATGCTAATAAATTTATCAATACTTTTAATTTAAATTATGACTATTTTGGTAATAATAAAAATAATATTAATATAAAAATAAATCAAAATTATAATATAAATAAACCTTTATTAGATCCTCTAGAAGGTCAAATAAAAATTAAAATGACTCAAAATTCTCAAGCAAAAAATAATGTAAATTATAGATATGTAATAAATTTAGAACACACAGAAACTTTTTTAAATGAAGTTATAAACTATAATTCTTTAGAAAGATGATTATATAAAGATGAAAACTAA